CAAATGGTGGAAAGAAAATCATCTATCAGTCCATTCCcattcactcaacaaatattCAACCACCAGGTTTGTATTTATTAAAAGctccaataaaattttattcataaatatatgtgtCATCGTGGTGGATGAACCTCACACCTCTCTATGGTTTGTGGAAGTTGTGCTAGTTTAAAAGGAAGCCATGAAAGAGATTACTCAGGTCAGAAAACCTGGCAGTATATTATATatcgattaaaaaaaaacaaaccttactttctgAATAGATAATACTAAGCACCACTTCCGaggtagaagagtagtagggctaggcaatgggggggttaagtgatttgccccagggtcacacagctaggaagtgtctgaaaccatcaaatttgaacccaggacctcccatctctaggtctggctatcaatccactgagccatcataCTGCCCccacatagatttttttaaattttatttgatcaatttcaaacattattcctaggttacaaaaataattttctattccttcctcccctccccccatagccgacaagcaatcccactgggtattacttgtgtccttgatcatccatttccatgttgttggtgtttgcactaggatgttcatttagaatctccatccccagccatatcccctcgacccatgtaatcaagcagttgtttttcttctgtgtttctactcccacagttcttcctctgaatgtggatactgttctttctcttagatctttccaagttgttcaggatcactgcattgccactagtggaggagtccattacattcgattgtaccacagtgtctctgtgtacaatgttttcctggttctgctcctctcactctgcatcaattcctggaggttgttccagtctccatggaattcctccactttattattcctttgagcacaatagtattccatcaccaacatataccataatttgttcagccattccccaattgaagggcatcccctcattttccaatttttggccacaacaaagagtggagctatgaatattcttgtacaagtctttttcctcattatctttttggggtacaaacccagcagtgctatggctggatcaaagggcagacagtcttatagcaccctttgggcatcgttccaaattgccctccagaatggttggatcaatgcacaaccccaccagcaatgcattaatgtccctactttgccacatcccctccagcattcattactttcctttgctgtcatgttgaacaatctgctaggtgtgaggtgatacctcagagttgttttgatttgcatctctccgattataagagatttagaacactttttcatgcccAATATAACTTTTTAATATCCTGTATAATGTCTTTCTGATTCAGTCTCTGAAGATGGCTTGATTAGGTTTCAAGGGAACTACATCACCAAGTTGGTACCCTAATGATTGTTTTTTTAACAATTCTAAAGACAACCCATTGATAACAACACATGGAATCTATTATCAGTGGAGTTGTACCCACAAtccacacagcaaggaaatgtgAGTTATTTGCAGGCTTGTGATGTGACCCATTAAGTGACTGATGGATTGAATTTAAGTAAAGAATTGGGGAAGGTACAAAAATTAATTAAGCCATTCTCTCCTCCTACCTTGGATGGAAAGCTCTAGGTACAAGTGTCTTTGAAGTATAAGAAATCTATTTTTGCCTCTAATGGTGTAGTGGAACCCAAAAATAAAGAGAGGGGGATATGGAGTGGGAAACAGGAAACCCAGAAGTTTGGGAGACCTTAAGGACTTCTCTAAACTCAGGAACAGGTCTGGCCGGAGAAGACCATCCCCCAAACCACCAACAAATGGATAAAGATGGTATGTATATACTTTGGAGATCTGCATACTTACTGACAGACAACTTTGTCAACCTTTCTCCTAAGTCACTAGTCCTTGAAGTCATATATGGCAACCCCAGGTCCATGctccccctttccttccagtTTTCTGTCACTATGCGGtgagacactttttaaaaaacccttactttccatcttagaatcaatactgtgtattggttccaaggcagaagagtggtaagggccaggcaatgggggttaagtgacttgcccagggtcacacagctgggaagtatctgaggccacatttgaacccaagacctcctgtctctaggcctggctctccatctactgagctaccccgcTGCCCCCTGTGAGACACTTTTAAGCTCTTTCCCTTTCTAACTTTTGGGGAGGCAGATGTCCACCTGTGAGTGGCTGCCTCCTGGCCATCAATCTCactaataaatctctttaaatTTGTTAGGTGGGAGACTCCTCATGAATCAGGATGGCTCTCAGCTATAACTCCAGTGTAACTGTGGatactgtttctctctctctgcagtactTTTCCAACCcccaaggggaggagagaaagtatTCCTATTCCAAAGCAGGAAAAGAAGTGACATCCCCacagagggggtgggggtggggttggttgggaaaagaaagatgtgctggtaaatgtttaaactGAGTTTAAGAAACAACAACCCCAATACACTAGTAAGTTTAGTCTGtattattcacatttattttctctattgcTTGCCTaagatcctcctcctcctcctcctcctcttcaacaACAGAAAACCCCACCTGATTGATTTgccatttgctgatttccaagctataaaatgctcacactgaacatTTATCTGGGGAGTAACCaagatacaagaagaaatgacaTTTTTTGAGGGGGGGCATTTCAGATCCAAATTCTACCTGAGCTTTTAAGGCtcaatgaaacattttataaaactTGAACTTCAGTGTTGAAATGTGAATGAATCATCATCATTGGCAAGGGGGAAGAAACAGGCAATATTTCCACTTCTCCATATTATTCCCTCAAAACAAAAGAGGGatatctttttacagataagaaaattaaaagcCTACAAAGTTAGTTCACTCTAGTGCCCAATATCACCTTTGAGTAAGTAGgtagggcagtggatagagctagaatcaggaagaccttgagTACACATCTGGTTGCTATATTAACCTggagagaagtcacttaatctctttgtctgcctcatttcctcatctgcaaaatgggaataataacatctatcctcccagagttgttgggagGAGACATATTAATTTGAACTCTCAGAGTCCTGTAATTCCAGAACCCACTGGTACCTCAAAGTGCTTCTCAATAAGTTAGAACAAAAAATGAGCTACTAGgtgatttttctttccctactcagGTGTATGATACAGCCTGGAAAATATTAGTGGAGGCGTGACCAGTTTCCTTGAAGATTCAATTTATAAGATAGATTGAAACCTTCAAACCTGGACatagaacttttaaaaacaatGCTTTTTCTCTGAACCTCTATAGGATATATTAAGGGAATCCTTCCTAGCTCTGTTTAAAGACTACTTAATTGTCTTTAACATTAATCCTTTGGGGCAGGGAATGCAGTTCTTTAACACTGATTCGAATAATGTGGAAGATTAGAGGCTACTTTTTTCAGCTAAAAATGTCCAAATGATTTTCCACCTCTCCTCCTCAAAAACTTGAAAGCTGAAGCAAAATTCTAAGATCTTTAGAATTTGGAGCAGAATCCCAATTACCGTATGAGAGAAATGTAAAAGTCTCATTTTGTCCTTGCAATATCAAACTGGATTACCCTGAGGATCAGGACCTAACTACTAGCCATTACCTTTTTTTACACCCACAACACTCTCTTCCTTAGGAGAACCCTGTCTCACCCTGATGTCCATCCAAGGAGTGGCCATGAACTTGTCTCAGCCTTTTTGCCTTTTAGGTGCAACAAAATGGGTCTGACAACAAGTGATTTTTCAGGATTTATTGACAAAGGTGGCAGGTACTTTGCTTATTGGCTACTTGGATCCATTTTAGCTTCTCTCAGGCCTTTGACACTGAGTAGAGATTCTTGGCTTTTGGTGTGTATTGTAATAAACAATAAACAACTGGAAAGTCATTTGAAgatctttttttgcttttaaactcCCTCTCCTTTAgtcttctttctctgcctttctattcctgtcttctctcccttccctaacCCCCTCCCTTTAGTCTTctttccctgtctttctctcccttctcctctcccttccctaacCCCCTCCCTCTCTaagtctctcttctcctccctctctttccttctcctctctctctcctctcctctcctctcccctctcctctcctctcctctcctctcctctcctctcctgtcctctcctctcctctcctgtcctctcctctcctcttctctcctctcttctccctctctttccttctcctcactcctctccctctctttcttctccacccctctcctctccctctctaagagtcttctctccactcccttctctttccttctcctcacccctctccctctcctgtcctctccctcTTTTATCGCCCCTCTCTCTgagtcttctctccctcttctctcctccctcttctccctctctttcctctcctctcctctccctcccttttctctccctccctccccctctaaGAGCTACTGCTTTTAAAGGGGacaaacaaaatacatagaaaataaattcaaagtaaaaatttGGTAAGAGCCATTATTTAATTATAGTTACATATAACCAAGTAGGTTGAGTTACCCTCACCTCATTGCAAAATCTGGTTAATGTGTGATATAACCCCAAAAGGGGAGGATTCATGAAAGGATTACAAACTAACATATTATTGATATAACTCTGGCTGTGTTCCAGTAGGTCATAACTAAAATTATCTGGATTCGcaggaaaataaattcaataaaaatgaattaaattggtTCTTGTTCTCCTTAGACTTTCTTCTGGAAACTTTGTTGTATAAGGCAAAGTTTCCCCCACCCTGGACAAATAACACACTAACACAGATTAGGCCTAAAACAAACCACATTTAAAGAAATGTGGCATGTTGAGAAGATAATGGTCATCTGTGCTGAGGCATACTGACATCTGCCCAGAGTTTCACAAGTCTTTTTGTGGGGAAGAATCATTTGAAAACTGATCAAATAAGAAACTCGGAGAACCCTCTTACTTCCTTGGACACAAGAGATTAGGGAGGAGGAAATTGGAGGCATCTTTTCCCCTTAAATACTTCCTAATGTATTTTCTAGGACATTTTCTAGGCATAGATATCTATTCTAGTACTTTGTTGCTAAGGAGGCACATCTCTGCTTTATAATAGGACAATTCCCTGAGACAACAGGTAAATACCCACTTGTTAGCCTTGGGAGTAGGGGAGGCAGTTTCTGAACTAAATACAGTTTCTCTGTTGAGTTACTTTCTATTTTGTCTGGGATTATAGCTTGTTtgtagcatatatatgtattattatgtatttatattttgtttgcatgttgtctccctctgttgacttgagggcagaggctgtctTTTACTATTATCACCAGCTCTGTGCCTACATAGTAGGCACTGTTTTGACTAGAGATTGGACACGTGGAAATAGGactttcttctgtgcttctaatGTAGCCCCCTCCCCACCCAATTCCCCcatattcttccttcccttcttggtTATTCTCCCCCAAGACTtgtgttattttttattctttcacttttgaagccccccccccaacttccccATGACCCAAGGAATAAAAGTCAAAAGCAAAAAAAGGTCAAAAGATTGAATTTTCAGAATTTATTGACAGGTGGCATTGTTCAGTAGCAGGCTCCTGTTGTCTTGTGGCAGTCACCATAAGTGTGCATCTCCATGGAAATGATTTGCTGTTTCGTGATGGTCAGAAGATCCAGATGAATTTGGTAAAATTCTCAAGCAGGAGTTCAGATGGAGTTTTGCTATTTTGCTGTCTTAAGTTATCTTCTTCTTCTCCTACGACGACGATGAGGAGATCTCCTGTGGTACCCTAAGAAAAGAGGAATAATGAAGGTTTAAAGAGATCCCTAGTTCTAAGACTCTAGGGGGCCTCCATTACTGAATGACCTTTAAGGTTGGGGCACATGATTATTATCTTCTCCTCCGACAGTAATTACCtctgcctctccttcctctccttcttcttctcctcctgcttctcctcctccgACTACGGCTGCGTCTCCTCCGGCGTCCATATCTGCTCCTACTCCGGCTCCTGCTGCGTCTTCTATATCTTGCCATTTTTCAGTGTGGTTGTGGTTTAGGTTGAGGTCTTTTTAGTTGTATTTCACAGCAGTTGGGAGCACCACTCTGAGGTTGAGCCAGCCAACCTGTAACCTGGTGGTAGTTGTTGTGGGCTTGTGAGTCAGGGCAGACCCCTGGCTCTCTTATAGGCAACTGGGGGGCACCTACCATTGTGATGTTTACAATGGCTTTGCCCTGATAGGCTCCTTATGGGGTCGCTGGCCCCAACGCATGCCCATATAAGGGCGACAAATGGCAGATGGAGAGGGCTGTGGTTCTGATGAGGGAATAATGCTTGTCCTCTTACTTCACTGGGTCACTGGGAGGTTTTGATGAGAGGACTTTTATCTGGTACATAAATGTTAATTACTAATGTTATCAATATCGCCATTATAATCATCAAACAGGCCAATCCATCAATCAAAAagatcttctatgtgccaggtgctatgctaggcactggagatgaAAACAATATCCTCCTTTTGAGATGCTGATGGAAGAGTAGATGAGTTGACTTCAGTTAGATCCCTTCTTGACTTGAGCTTCCATGACAGGTACTCTCTAAATATGATTCCTTAAAGTCATACCAGCTGGCTGTAGGCTTGATCCAAAATTTAAATCCCACAGAAAAACGTGCCGCCTCTCCAAAACAAAGGAGAGAGATCCTTTCGGCTACAGATCTAAAGTATTAAAAAgcacaaaaatgaattttttttcagtgtgaaCTTAATCTTTGGGGGTAGGAGAAAAGAGACAGACCCTCCAGTGCTTTGAACTGGTTGTCTGGAGGTTTGGGGAGAATTCTTCTCTGTTCAAGAATGAGATTAAGGACCTCTGACCCAATTCTCTTTCCCAAATCCATTGGATATCTAAAGAACTAGCAAGATACCCCATCTGTGAAGATGTGAAGGTGTTAGGGGATGGgatatagaaactgaaagaatctcCTATTAAACAATTCTCAGGAGCATAAATAGCATCATAGAActaaagctggaaggggcttCAGTGACCATTCTAGTCCTTCCActtcacatgaagaaactgaggcccagggtggAGGTTAGATGACAACAAGcattaagatttgaacctagttcctctCCTCTCTGAACCAGTGCTCATTTGATTGTCCCATGAGAGCTTCCTTCAATATTCTGATGGCTCTTTAAACTTATCAACTTCAATAGTGCAATTTGCAAACTATCCACTTGTTCCTATCCTGTGCAATTCATGGGGATCTACCCAATACATCAGTAGCTTTCTTCTCGATCTCTTGACATTTCTTTTATACCAAAGGAGTGTACAGACTGTCTGTTCACCAAGTTATCTCTCATTGTTGCCATCTGACTATAAATCAAACCTTCTatcaataaaatactattttaaattacaaaagagTTTGCTCTTGAAATATGTCCTAGGGTAAATCTTTCtgtaaagtgaaatataattcAATGATTTATTGTAGAGCTAGCCATTCAGTGTTGGAGCTAAACATCATCTTAGAGGTCACCCAGTCCAattcattcatttgaaaaaagatGGAACCAAAaatatgaagtgacttgcccaaaatcaatCTATGAGTGAGTAGCAGGGCCACGTTAAATTGTCATCTATGAAGTTTGCTTacttttatataatgctttacagTTTATAAAGCTCCTCCATCCATTATTCTCATTAAGTCCCCCTTACAATCCCATGAGATAGTTTGTGCAAATATTACTCTACCccagttttgcagatgaggaaactaaggtctgcagaagttaagtgacacaTCTAAGGTCCTATCAGCTAGTTAAGATACaaaggactagaacccagatttcttttcattataaattTATCTTCTCCTTTAATCAGCTATAAGCAGTTTTCCTTTCTCCCACTGGACTGCCTTCTTGAAGCTGCTAACTGAGGCAATTTCCTCCATTTGTAATACTCTAGAGATAGTTTAAGTTCCTTTCAATGTTTAGGGTTTGATGGTGACTCCACATACAGAGTAGGTAAAGATGTCTTCAAAAAGGGGAATGTAGGAGAGAAGAGCTAGCCTCTTCACTGTCTCCCAGGAATAGAGAGAGGATCTGGGGACCAGCAAACTCTATAGGGAGAAATGGCCATCTGCCAGCCATAAATGAGCATGGTGGTTATCACTTTGGCTCCAAAGACTCAGCCTAGAAATAACTTTCAAAGCAGCCTTAGGTTATTGGTAAAGAACAAAACCCCAACTCATGGGAAGGTCATCTAGGCTTTAGCGGAaggtgggagaaaggaaagaaatctatATCCACCTCTTAGATTACTAGGCCCAGGGAGCCCTCACAAGTTATGTCTGCTGTGGACTTATATTTTGGAAAAGATGTTTTATTTGGTCACCATCAAAATGGAAAACTAGTCCAAAAGTGCCCCTGGTCAGAACTAGCCCATAGGgtattgtgaaaggaaataatatcTAAATAATCTAGTAAATCATCTCATTCTACAAATGGGGAAACCTGGAGAGTGAAAATTATTTGCCTAATTCTTTTATAGCTAGAAGCTCTCAGAGCCAGGAACTGACCCTGAGTTACAGAATCATAGAACCACAGACTCTCCAAACTGTAAAGGAAGTCAGAAGTCATCTCGTCCCAGAATCCCCTCTGTGACATACTGGACACCTGGGTCACCTAGTTTCTGCTTGAAGAATGATAGGAAGAGGGCAACCAAGCCTCTCTTGAGAAAGCCCTTCTGCACAAGCCAAAAATGAAATTCCCCAGGCTTTCGAACATAGCATATTCAGCTGGGATTGTTAGAACTGTTTTCCTGATCTAAAATCAGTCTTTTTACAGTTCTCCTCTAGGACTTCCTTTTCTGCCATCTGGAATGCAGCAGGGGCATAATCCCATTTCAGCTAACAGCTTTTCCTTTAAGACAGCTATAATTTCTTCTCTCAGTCTTCCTTAAGTGACAGATATTCTTAGTTCCTTGAGTCAGTCCTGATATGACCCTTTATTTCACTATCCTAGGTCTTTTGCTTAaagaatttcttcctttaaatccTGTTTTACTTTCACTATAATGCTGCCCCTCAACAATTAGATCTGCTGGTCATTACTATTTCAAAGAGATTATAGGGTGTTCCATAGCCAAGCCCTAAGCAGTCTACTCAggggccttggtttccccattctTGATGTGGTAGCCTTAGggacaaaagaaaaggggaaggaggaaggttaGCCTCTTcaggcagagatttttttttttaaggaaagaaatcagtctttttttttttaaacccttatcttctgtcttagaatcagtactatgtattggttccaaggcagaagagtggtaagggctaggtaatgggggttaagagacttgcccaggatcacacagctaggaagtgtctgaggccaaatttgaacccaggaccttccatctctaggcctgactctcaatctactgagccacccagctactcccccccccccccaaatcaatcttttaaattaaattcactttttttttcaaataacaaatatttgtattctcccctaaagaaaaacaaaaccaataggGATTTTATCTGAAATTATATAACCGACCATGTAATAGAATTTTCTAATTTTACATTGTTCGTTCAAAAAACAATGATTAAACTCCTACTAATGATCTAAAAACATATACAACACACCCTCTGTTCTTAAGAAGAGTATGCTCAAATGGGAGTATACGACCAACTAATATGTAAAGGGGAGTATGCAATGCAAGTATCCAATGCAATGACCATTCCCCATACTAGGAATGTATACTCTGTCCTCACTCTACCTCCCATAGAGACTCTAATTCCTTTAAGACACAACTCAAGCGCCATCTTCCTGTATGAAGCCTTGCTGGATCCCTCCAAGCTTAGTGCTTGCTCtcaaactattttgtatttagttACTCTCTATTTATTTGTCTGAATCCTCCTTGTGGATTTATGCTGTGTACATTTCTTGTctcctcctattagaatgtaaacttgtgTGTAGGAATTTCATTCTTTGTCCTGCTGTTTCCCTAATGGTcaacacaatgcctagcacagagtgGACGGTGAATAAGCACTTGGGCTGATTGATGGATTGATGGAGAGAGATACCAGCAAAGTGCCAGGAGAAATTCTGAGAATTTGTTTTCACATTTAGAGCTGGGTGTACATCTAGGTTGGgtttggggtgggaggagaaaagaggttCAAGAATGCCTTTATAGAAAAGGTgactcctgaaagagatctccaaagaagggaagggactttagggcatagcacagtgcccagcacatagtaaatacttaataaatgttgattggctGCTTGACTTCCACAGAGAGGGAAGCTCATTTTTCTGGCTTTGGAGAGGTCATGAGCCAAGACATGGAAAGACAAGACAAGAAGGGGAGACAGGGGAGAGCCCAGAGAGTGTGACGTAGTTATTATAAGATATTAGTAGGCAGGCTGGAGAAATAATATGAAGTTTTGAAAGCCTGGATCTGGAGCTTATCCTTTTTTCAATATGCAGTTTCTTATGGATATTCAGTTGTTACAGTCATGttcgactctttgtgaccctatctggggtcttcttggcaaagatactggagtggttggccatttatTTCTTtagcccatttgacagataaggaaactgggataAATAGTTCAGGGTTACTTAGCTggtaaatatctaaggctagatttgaaccccagttctcccaactccaggcctggcactctctccactgggcAAACTAGTTGCTCCTTAACAAATTCTTGTTTAGGCTTGGCCCtgacaaagagatgaaaaaaatataccttcctccattcctccttccctcttttttttcagaattggGGGCCCAAGGTTGTAGAGCATAGAATAAGCTATTAGATTCAATTGTATTGGTTTATCTCAATGAAatgcttttcttcccttctctccttttatcataatgatgatttttattttttagaatccttaccttcagccttagattcaatactgtgtattggttctaagacttcagaagagtggtaagggctaggcaatgagggttaagtgacttgcccaggatcacacacctaggaagattctgaagctagatttgaacctaggacctcccatctctaggactggctctcaatctactgtgctacccagctgccccctctcattattatttttatttattttcttttcctttttacaaattagaatattttcccatggttacatgattcatgatctttcccaccccttttccctccctgatcccggagctgacaagcagttccactgggttatacaagtatcattgttcaaaacctatttccatattattcatatttgcagtagagcgatcATTTAACACCAAAAcacttcatgatttttttttaaaggaaatgtctCTGCGCAGGGGACAAATCTATTTGGAAATTGTTGTTCTTGCTATTGTctggtcctttgtttttgaagaggaccagtgacatcacgggATAATGTCTTGGCTTGTGCAGGAATTGAATTTAAGCAAGGaaacaaagattaaataaaaacaaaagagaccAGTCAAAATGAATGATAAGAGAAATGAAGCGGAAAACATcagttttaaaaatggaattccaTTGAACATTTGAGAAAAAGGTAAACTCTTTTTGGTTCCAAGGTTTACTCTTACTTGAGTGTCTACATCTCAGCAGGCTGGTTTTCACTTCTTCCTAACGTGGCTAACACTAACTGCAAGGGTAGCTAAGATTTGATCCGAATGCTACCTGCCCACAGAAAAGACTGAACCAACATAGAAGCTGCCCCAGTTTATCTTCCATGCCCTAAGCTtctgttctcttccctccttcagaCTGCATGTGGCCTCGCTTTCCTCCTTTATTTGGCCATTAATCACAGGGAAAGGTCCCCTCGTGGGGGAGGGTGCAGATTAGTCTTGTAAAGCCTGCACCTCATTAATAATCTGGGAATAAGACTTTTTTCCTGGAAAGAATTTCAGGCAAAAGCAATTGAAGccataggcatttattaaagaaagggagagcctgtgtgtgtgtgtgcccccTCACAAATGAATGGAAAACATGATTCAGTCCTTAAAAGGACTTTACAATTTAAGGGGTAGGTttagggaggggggggggggcaggaaacaTTAAATAATAGTCAAGGCAACAATCCAAGAGATGTCACAAAGCTGTCCAAGCTTAAGTGCCAAATGTGTGTAGAGGATGACTGCTGGGAGAGTCcataggaaaaagaaatctcttcTAGGTGTGTGGTGCTCCGAGAAGGCTGGAGAGGGGAGCGGCTTCGACAAGGGTGGTAGGGAATTCATTGTTTGGTGGCATAGTCCGTAGAGCTGACCTTGGGGCCAGGAGGCTCCCGTTGAATCCTACACGTGTGTTTTCATTAGCAGAAAGAACTCTCGGGTTAGGGAACTCCTTTTATTATACGTGTTGGCACCTTCTTTGCACTTTTTAAGTTGGCTCGAGAACTGAGAAgactgactttcccagggtcaaccAGTATgtatcaaaggtaggatttgaacccagaccttatGATTGCAAGGGATGGCTCTCCCTACATTCTTATCACATCACACACTGCCTCTCACATGTGAACTTTTATTTGTTGGAGTCATCATCCCCTGGAACTCTCTCCTTTATgcagtttttttaaactcttacttttttttttaatttaaaattcttaattaatttagaatatttttccattgttacatgattcatgttctttccctcctctcctccccttctcccccctccctgtagctgatgtgcaattccacggGGTTTTATCTGTGtcattaagacctatttccatattattgataattgcactagggtgatcctttagagcaGCAGCtttcaacctctcaatttgtagcaatgagaatacatcatgcatatcaggtatttacattccaaatcataactgcagcaaaatgacagttttgaagtagccaccaaaataatcttttggtttggggtctctgcaacatgaggaactgcattgtggggtcatggcattagaaaggttgagaaccgctgctttagagtctacatccccaatcatacccccatcaacccatatgagcaggcagttgtttttcttctgtaaaactcttactttcttgtCTTCATTAATCTGaagggtaagggctgggcaaatggagttgagtgacttgcccagggtcatacagctgggaagtataagactagatttgaatccaggtcactCTATATTCACTCTGCCACTTAGCTAGCTACCCCCTTCCCCTTTATGTATTAAAGCCAGTCTCTGGGTGCCATATTTATCAGACTTCAATCTAATTGACTTCTGGAATTCAGTGTTTCCTCTACTCTCCTAACAAGGCTGAAAATTGAAGCCACTTACACTCAACTGAACGAGGGAATTGGAT
The window above is part of the Monodelphis domestica isolate mMonDom1 chromosome 7, mMonDom1.pri, whole genome shotgun sequence genome. Proteins encoded here:
- the PRM1 gene encoding sperm protamine P1; this translates as MARYRRRSRSRSRSRYGRRRRRSRSRRRRSRRRRRRRGRRGRGYHRRSPHRRRRRRRR